One window of Microcoleus vaginatus PCC 9802 genomic DNA carries:
- a CDS encoding hybrid sensor histidine kinase/response regulator translates to MNYEPTPVIKGNILIVDDIPANLQLLAQILSQQGYKTRTAPDGKLALRSIELTPPDLILLDIMMPGMDGYKVCQALKASPTTKDIPVIFISALNEVFDKVKAFEVGGRDYITKPFHEQEVLARVSNQLVQRQLFQQTQSYAKELEQTVTELKKTQAQLIQKEKMASLGQLAAGIAHEINNPVSFIYGNISLAAEYARDLLRLVELYRHYYPHPVAEIIGELDEIQPEFIAEDYPKLLNSMTEGASRISEIVMSLRNFSRLGEQKYKRVDIHEGIDNTLVILQHRLKGSHNAGEIEVIKNYSLLPRVACYASELNQVFMNLLTNAIDALENQSSPRKITITTSVSFESEAALHHPDSILATQNNQSVVILIADNGCGMSEEVRHQIFDPFFTTKPVGRGTGLGLAISHDIVVEKHRGKISCISAPGRGTELTLQIPISVKC, encoded by the coding sequence ATGAATTACGAACCAACTCCCGTCATCAAAGGGAATATTTTAATTGTTGATGATATTCCGGCTAATTTGCAACTTTTAGCTCAAATACTCTCGCAGCAAGGGTACAAAACACGCACCGCACCCGACGGCAAACTAGCGCTGCGGTCGATCGAGTTAACTCCTCCTGACTTGATTTTGCTCGACATCATGATGCCCGGTATGGACGGCTACAAAGTCTGCCAAGCATTGAAAGCTTCTCCCACAACGAAGGACATTCCAGTTATTTTTATCAGTGCTTTAAATGAAGTGTTTGATAAAGTCAAAGCCTTTGAAGTTGGTGGTAGAGATTATATCACAAAACCGTTTCACGAACAAGAAGTTTTGGCCCGCGTTTCAAATCAACTCGTGCAGCGCCAGTTGTTCCAGCAAACACAATCCTATGCCAAGGAACTCGAACAAACCGTAACTGAACTAAAGAAAACTCAAGCTCAGTTAATACAGAAGGAAAAAATGGCTTCTTTAGGTCAGCTAGCGGCAGGAATTGCTCACGAAATCAACAATCCCGTCAGCTTTATCTACGGCAATATTTCTCTAGCGGCGGAGTATGCGCGAGATTTGCTTCGCCTCGTTGAATTGTACCGACATTACTACCCCCACCCCGTTGCAGAAATTATCGGCGAATTGGACGAGATTCAACCCGAATTCATCGCAGAGGATTATCCCAAACTGCTGAATTCGATGACCGAGGGTGCTTCTCGGATTAGCGAAATTGTGATGTCTTTGCGGAACTTCTCGCGCCTTGGCGAACAAAAGTACAAGCGAGTAGATATTCATGAAGGCATTGACAATACTTTAGTTATTTTGCAACACCGACTGAAGGGCTCACACAATGCCGGTGAGATTGAGGTCATTAAAAACTACAGCCTACTGCCAAGAGTCGCTTGTTACGCGAGTGAGTTAAATCAAGTGTTCATGAACCTGCTAACTAATGCTATTGATGCCCTGGAAAATCAATCGTCTCCCCGAAAAATTACCATTACCACTTCAGTAAGTTTTGAGTCAGAAGCTGCGCTGCACCATCCAGATTCAATATTAGCCACTCAAAACAATCAATCCGTTGTGATTTTAATTGCCGATAACGGTTGTGGGATGAGTGAGGAAGTGCGCCACCAGATATTTGACCCATTTTTTACTACGAAGCCTGTAGGCCGGGGTACTGGATTAGGGTTGGCCATAAGTCACGATATTGTAGTGGAAAAACATCGAGGTAAAATCAGTTGTATTTCTGCTCCGGGCCGAGGAACAGAGTTAACTTTGCAGATTCCGATATCTGTTAAATGTTAA
- a CDS encoding GIY-YIG nuclease family protein: protein MTEDIQSLASLEFIPYIDSEGKLPDFVQGKIGVYAIFDSEKVLQFVGYSRDIYLSLKQHLVRQTQYCYWLKVQTIDKPSRTILESIRESWIAENGSQPQGNGADAAKWNDPIDTKTVMTTEEVANYEGIFADEIAKDKLLKNVARRVENEILSLLKARGVTEEIRFNPKLKTSGLLDLK, encoded by the coding sequence ATGACAGAAGACATTCAATCTCTTGCCAGCTTAGAATTCATTCCATACATAGACTCCGAGGGGAAATTGCCTGATTTTGTTCAGGGAAAAATCGGCGTTTACGCGATTTTTGACAGCGAGAAAGTCCTGCAATTTGTCGGCTATTCTCGCGACATTTACCTCAGCCTCAAACAACATTTGGTACGCCAAACCCAATATTGCTACTGGCTGAAAGTCCAAACTATTGACAAGCCGAGCCGCACTATCCTAGAAAGCATTAGAGAAAGTTGGATTGCCGAAAACGGTTCCCAACCCCAGGGTAACGGTGCCGATGCTGCCAAGTGGAACGATCCCATCGACACCAAAACTGTAATGACTACCGAAGAAGTAGCAAATTATGAAGGTATCTTTGCCGATGAAATTGCCAAAGATAAATTGTTGAAAAATGTAGCGCGGCGCGTGGAAAATGAAATTTTATCGCTGTTGAAAGCTCGCGGCGTAACTGAAGAAATCCGGTTTAATCCCAAGCTGAAAACTAGCGGATTGCTGGATTTAAAGTAA
- a CDS encoding sulfite exporter TauE/SafE family protein produces the protein MTITELLILGAAGIFAGILAGFLGIGGGTVLVPLLVALNYVPVQAVATSGLSIVITAISGSIQNWRMGYLSLSQVAGIGFPAVITAQIGAYLAGIIPPYLLLLTFGLLLWLNIYLIEVRKHLTAKKKAEVEQEELGGEAGQGDNDQLPITNHQLPNNSNILFNPTFAKIATGSAAGLLAGLFGVGGGVIMVPLQILLLGESIKTAIQTSLGVIVITAISATAGHAARGNVLWVVGLILGGGGLLGAQVSTRFLPRLPDRIVSLAFRSLLAILSIYVFWQAWQKFSNG, from the coding sequence ATGACTATCACTGAATTATTGATTCTCGGTGCGGCAGGAATTTTTGCCGGAATTCTAGCTGGATTTTTGGGTATCGGTGGCGGTACGGTGCTCGTACCTTTGTTGGTTGCTCTCAATTACGTTCCGGTACAGGCGGTTGCTACTAGCGGTTTGTCGATCGTCATTACAGCTATTTCTGGCAGTATCCAGAATTGGCGCATGGGCTACCTCAGCTTGAGTCAAGTCGCAGGCATCGGATTTCCCGCCGTCATTACCGCACAAATCGGTGCTTATTTGGCGGGGATAATTCCGCCTTACTTGCTGTTACTTACTTTTGGGCTTTTGCTGTGGCTCAATATTTATTTGATTGAAGTTCGCAAGCACCTGACAGCTAAGAAGAAAGCGGAAGTAGAACAAGAGGAACTAGGAGGAGAAGCCGGACAAGGAGATAACGATCAATTACCAATTACCAATCACCAATTGCCAAATAATTCTAATATTTTATTCAATCCAACTTTTGCTAAAATTGCTACCGGCAGTGCTGCGGGTTTATTAGCCGGTTTGTTCGGCGTAGGCGGCGGCGTGATTATGGTTCCCCTCCAAATTTTGCTATTAGGAGAAAGCATTAAAACCGCAATTCAAACCAGCTTGGGCGTCATCGTCATCACGGCTATTTCGGCGACGGCGGGACACGCGGCGCGCGGCAATGTTTTGTGGGTTGTGGGGTTGATTCTGGGCGGCGGCGGTTTGTTGGGCGCGCAGGTGAGCACGCGGTTTTTGCCGAGATTGCCCGATCGCATTGTTAGTTTAGCTTTTCGATCGCTCTTGGCAATCTTATCGATTTATGTTTTCTGGCAAGCTTGGCAAAAATTTAGTAACGGGTAA
- a CDS encoding response regulator — translation MPIYHFNRLTAKFFSKLPLRRVLIVPLVLQTVSVVGLVGYLSFKSGQESVEDVAHQLIEQVGERISDRLTDNNGLSAINTFLARLQFSASGQTFIMDRSGNLIATSRLETPLVTPAKKQPTPLLATNSKDARTRDIARQLANRFGNFRTLQTTEKLTLASKGDRQFVRVTPYRDGRSLDGLIVVVVPESDFMAPIQANTRNTLWLLAGTLPLGMAIGLLTSRWVTKPIMRLNTAAKNVAKGKWDQPLEIKRLDEVGELANSFNLMAGQLQQAFADQKSLNEALAHSESQLQQFIEAIPAGVSIHEASGKVVYLNQTAKHWLGVETIPDATLEEAVEVYQMYRQNQPYPIEELPAFRALRGETVFVEDIELYRDGKFIPFEVRATPIFDEGGNIIYAINAFSNIAQRKHYEKILTDYNRTLEAEVAERTCALARASELLQYEMADRKLLEQKLYTSAEQVVKIFESITDVVLIFNHEEKSIQILPTKGISQYNYQTNQSDSIIEQLFQEESEDIYFAQVQQALETQQTISFDYSLRINNKEVWFAAKISPLSDSSAVWVARDISDRQFAEARLLEAQKIARIGSWEHDIATKTTTWSEELYRIYELDPTQKPLPTEQLIEHFHPEDRSRYVKMVREQAMSGQSFEIDVRLIRRDGSLSYIEVRGKPVYDKKGELIRLFGTVLDISDRKQAELALRESAQGEQAIARSIDRIRQSLDIDTIFKTTTSELRQTLKCDRVGIYRFNPDWSGEFVAESMAPGWISLMQQRDDGNVPNTLVEHSRCTVKTMQAGGTPVLDTYLQKNQGGMYARGLPYRIIEDIYSAGLSPCYIELLKQFQARAYVIFPIFCGSQLWGLLASYQNSVPRTWREAEINIALQISTQLGVALQQAQLLEATQQQAVQLQQAAWAAEAANLAKSTFLANMSHELRTPLNAILGFSQLMQRSTNLNREQQENIRIINRSGEHLLALINQILDLAKIEAGRITINPTSFQLSSLLNDLEEMFQLQAMEQQLQLIFDCSSEVPEYVQTDQMKLRQVLINLLSNAIKFTKQGVIKLRVSAFIDRENQQLPISNYQLHFEIEDTGAGIAADELDKLFQAFVQTKTGTKSQQGTGLGLAISQQFVKLMGGVITVRSEVGRGTTFAFDIPVSAVDAPATQPVQPLHRVIALKRNQPRYRILIVDDQSDNRQLLIKLLAAFNFELQEATNGIEAIEMWSSFEPHLIFMDMWMPVMDGHEATKRIKATVKGQATAIIAVSAGNAEETQTVTVSDDCDDFIHKPFRDTEILATLHKHLGVRYIYDEPESVPESTQIEAPTPETLAALPADWLAALEKATIECDLELILIQIEQIRDRNDALASALAALANEFQFNQILALIHPEPK, via the coding sequence ATGCCCATTTATCACTTCAACCGCCTAACCGCCAAATTTTTTAGCAAGCTTCCGCTGCGAAGGGTTCTGATTGTTCCGTTGGTTTTGCAAACGGTAAGTGTAGTTGGGCTAGTGGGCTATCTTTCTTTCAAAAGTGGTCAGGAATCAGTCGAAGATGTAGCGCATCAGTTAATCGAACAAGTAGGAGAGCGAATTAGCGATCGCCTCACGGATAATAATGGGCTGTCGGCAATCAATACCTTTCTGGCTAGGCTGCAATTCTCGGCTTCAGGACAAACTTTTATTATGGATCGATCGGGCAATCTGATTGCCACATCCAGACTAGAAACACCCTTGGTGACGCCAGCAAAAAAGCAACCGACGCCATTGCTAGCCACCAACAGCAAGGATGCTCGAACGCGAGATATTGCTCGACAACTCGCCAACCGATTTGGCAACTTCCGCACGTTGCAAACAACCGAGAAATTGACCCTGGCGAGCAAGGGCGATAGGCAGTTTGTCCGCGTCACTCCCTATCGAGATGGCCGTAGTTTGGATGGGTTGATTGTGGTGGTGGTGCCAGAGTCGGATTTCATGGCTCCGATTCAAGCAAATACGCGCAACACATTGTGGTTATTGGCCGGTACACTGCCGCTGGGAATGGCGATCGGATTGTTGACTTCCCGTTGGGTAACAAAGCCAATTATGCGCTTGAATACCGCCGCCAAAAATGTTGCAAAAGGAAAATGGGATCAACCTTTAGAAATTAAACGCTTGGATGAAGTCGGAGAACTCGCCAATTCCTTCAATCTTATGGCAGGGCAACTGCAACAGGCTTTTGCAGACCAAAAATCTTTAAATGAAGCTTTAGCGCACAGCGAGAGCCAACTCCAGCAATTTATCGAAGCCATACCTGCAGGAGTATCTATCCACGAGGCCTCGGGTAAAGTCGTGTACTTAAACCAAACTGCCAAGCATTGGCTCGGTGTAGAAACTATCCCCGATGCGACTTTAGAAGAAGCAGTAGAAGTTTATCAAATGTACCGCCAAAACCAGCCGTATCCAATTGAAGAACTGCCTGCATTCCGAGCACTGCGCGGCGAAACGGTATTTGTTGAAGATATAGAACTTTATCGAGATGGGAAATTTATTCCTTTTGAGGTGCGCGCCACACCCATTTTCGACGAAGGCGGAAATATTATTTATGCCATCAATGCTTTTTCTAACATCGCACAGCGCAAACACTATGAAAAAATATTAACTGACTACAATCGCACTTTAGAAGCCGAAGTTGCCGAACGTACCTGCGCCTTAGCTCGTGCTAGCGAACTATTACAATATGAAATGGCTGATCGCAAATTGCTCGAACAAAAACTTTACACTTCGGCCGAGCAAGTTGTAAAAATATTTGAGTCGATAACCGATGTTGTCTTGATTTTTAACCATGAGGAAAAAAGCATCCAAATTCTACCTACCAAGGGAATTTCCCAATACAACTATCAGACTAATCAGAGCGACTCCATCATCGAACAATTATTTCAAGAGGAAAGCGAGGACATTTATTTCGCTCAAGTTCAACAGGCATTGGAAACCCAACAAACTATTAGTTTTGATTACAGTCTGCGGATTAATAACAAAGAAGTTTGGTTTGCTGCTAAAATTTCGCCACTGTCCGATAGTTCTGCGGTTTGGGTAGCGCGCGACATTAGCGATCGCCAGTTTGCCGAAGCCCGACTGCTCGAAGCCCAAAAAATTGCCCGTATTGGCAGTTGGGAACACGATATCGCCACAAAAACAACTACTTGGAGCGAGGAACTATATCGCATTTACGAGCTCGATCCGACTCAAAAACCGCTGCCAACCGAACAATTAATCGAGCATTTTCATCCAGAAGATCGATCGCGCTATGTCAAAATGGTTCGCGAGCAAGCTATGTCGGGACAAAGCTTTGAAATAGATGTGCGGCTAATCCGAAGAGATGGCTCGCTCAGTTACATTGAAGTCAGAGGGAAACCGGTTTATGATAAAAAAGGCGAGTTGATCCGTTTGTTCGGCACTGTTTTGGATATTAGCGATCGCAAACAAGCCGAGTTAGCTTTGCGAGAAAGCGCCCAGGGAGAACAAGCCATCGCCCGATCGATCGATCGCATCCGTCAATCCTTAGATATTGACACAATATTCAAAACCACAACCTCTGAACTGCGACAAACCCTAAAATGCGATCGTGTCGGTATCTATCGCTTTAATCCTGATTGGAGCGGGGAATTTGTTGCCGAATCAATGGCTCCCGGCTGGATATCTCTGATGCAACAACGCGACGATGGTAATGTGCCAAACACTCTCGTCGAACACTCTCGCTGTACCGTGAAAACTATGCAAGCCGGCGGAACACCAGTGCTGGATACTTATCTACAAAAAAATCAAGGCGGTATGTACGCTAGAGGCCTTCCTTACCGCATAATTGAAGACATATACAGCGCTGGCTTGAGCCCTTGTTACATAGAACTGTTAAAACAATTTCAAGCTAGAGCCTACGTTATTTTTCCCATATTTTGTGGCAGTCAACTTTGGGGTTTGCTCGCCAGCTATCAAAATTCTGTACCCCGCACTTGGCGCGAAGCAGAAATCAATATTGCGCTGCAAATTAGCACTCAACTGGGAGTTGCCTTACAACAAGCTCAATTGCTCGAAGCCACTCAACAGCAAGCCGTACAGCTTCAACAAGCCGCGTGGGCCGCAGAAGCCGCCAACCTTGCCAAAAGCACTTTCCTGGCAAATATGAGCCACGAACTTCGCACCCCGCTAAACGCAATTCTGGGGTTCTCGCAATTGATGCAGCGTTCGACCAACCTGAATCGCGAACAACAGGAAAATATCCGCATCATCAACCGCAGCGGAGAACACTTGCTAGCTCTGATCAATCAAATATTAGATTTAGCCAAAATAGAGGCGGGACGCATTACAATCAACCCAACCAGCTTTCAATTAAGCAGCCTGTTAAACGATCTGGAAGAGATGTTTCAACTCCAGGCAATGGAGCAACAATTGCAGTTAATATTTGACTGCTCTAGCGAAGTTCCCGAATACGTGCAAACAGATCAAATGAAGTTGCGCCAAGTTTTAATTAATCTGCTTTCTAACGCTATTAAATTTACGAAACAAGGAGTAATTAAGTTAAGAGTAAGTGCATTTATAGACCGTGAAAATCAGCAATTACCAATCAGTAATTACCAATTACATTTTGAAATAGAAGACACGGGTGCCGGCATAGCTGCTGATGAGTTAGATAAGCTTTTTCAAGCCTTTGTGCAAACCAAAACAGGAACCAAATCTCAGCAAGGAACAGGCTTGGGGCTGGCTATCAGCCAACAGTTTGTCAAGCTGATGGGCGGCGTGATTACTGTACGCAGTGAAGTAGGACGCGGCACCACCTTCGCGTTTGATATCCCCGTCAGCGCCGTTGATGCCCCGGCGACTCAACCCGTACAGCCGCTGCATCGGGTGATAGCGCTCAAACGCAACCAGCCACGCTATCGTATTTTGATTGTGGACGATCAATCGGACAACCGCCAACTGCTGATCAAACTCCTCGCTGCCTTTAACTTTGAACTCCAAGAAGCCACCAACGGCATAGAAGCTATTGAAATGTGGTCGAGTTTTGAGCCACACTTAATTTTTATGGATATGTGGATGCCCGTGATGGATGGACATGAAGCGACCAAACGCATTAAAGCCACCGTTAAAGGTCAAGCTACGGCAATTATTGCCGTGAGTGCCGGTAACGCCGAGGAAACGCAAACCGTTACTGTATCAGATGATTGCGATGACTTTATCCACAAACCCTTTCGAGATACAGAAATTTTGGCCACCCTGCACAAACATCTGGGAGTGCGTTACATTTACGATGAACCGGAGAGTGTTCCCGAGTCAACTCAAATCGAGGCTCCGACTCCAGAGACTCTGGCAGCTTTACCCGCAGATTGGCTGGCAGCTTTAGAGAAAGCCACAATTGAGTGCGATTTAGAGTTAATTCTGATCCAAATTGAGCAAATTCGCGATCGCAATGACGCTTTAGCTAGCGCTCTAGCCGCATTGGCTAACGAGTTTCAGTTCAATCAAATACTAGCTCTCATCCATCCCGAACCAAAATAA